The Kordia sp. SMS9 genome window below encodes:
- the dnaK gene encoding molecular chaperone DnaK, protein MSKIIGIDLGTTNSCVSVMEGNEPVVIANAEGRRTTPSVIAFVDGGEIKVGDPAKRQAVTNPTKTVYSIKRFMGNKFSESSREAGRVPYKVVKGDNDTPRVDIDGRLYTPQELSAMILQKMKKTAEEFLGQDVTEAVVTVPAYFNDAQRQATKEAGEIAGLKVRRIINEPTAAALAYGLDKKGQDQKIAVFDFGGGTHDVSILELGDGVFEVLATDGDTHLGGDDVDEKIINWLADEFNKDEGMDLRKDAMALQRLKEAAEKAKIELSSSTATEINLPYITATASGPKHLVRSLSRAKFEQLIDDLVKRTIEPCQTALKNAGLSTGDIDEIILVGGSTRIPAVQEAVEKFFGKKPSKGVNPDEVVAVGAAIQGGVLTGDVKDVLLLDVTPLSLGIETMGNVMTKLIDANTTIPTKKSQVFSTAADNQPSVEIHVLQGERPMAADNKTIGRFHLDGIPPAQRGVPQIEVTFDIDANGIINVSAKDKGTNKEQNIRIEASSGLTEEEIEKMKREAEANAEADQKAKETADKLNSADSMIFQTEKQLSEFGDKLSDDKKKPIEDALEELKKAYETKDIAVIDPALEKINEAWKVASEEMYKAQAEAQQGGAAGPEASAPTGDDDSKDGEDVQDVDFEEVK, encoded by the coding sequence ATGAGTAAAATTATTGGAATCGATTTAGGAACTACCAACTCATGTGTTTCTGTAATGGAAGGAAACGAGCCAGTAGTAATTGCAAATGCTGAGGGAAGACGTACAACTCCTTCTGTGATTGCTTTTGTGGACGGTGGAGAAATTAAAGTTGGAGATCCTGCAAAAAGACAAGCAGTTACAAATCCTACAAAAACTGTGTATTCAATTAAACGTTTTATGGGGAATAAATTTTCAGAATCTTCAAGAGAAGCTGGACGTGTTCCTTATAAAGTAGTAAAAGGTGACAACGATACACCAAGAGTTGATATCGACGGTCGCTTATATACACCACAAGAATTATCAGCAATGATTCTTCAGAAAATGAAGAAAACTGCCGAAGAATTCTTAGGACAAGATGTAACGGAAGCCGTAGTGACCGTTCCTGCATACTTTAACGATGCACAACGTCAAGCAACAAAAGAAGCTGGTGAAATTGCAGGTTTAAAAGTAAGAAGAATTATCAATGAGCCAACGGCAGCTGCCTTAGCTTATGGATTAGATAAAAAAGGACAAGATCAAAAAATTGCTGTTTTTGACTTTGGAGGTGGAACACACGATGTTTCTATCTTAGAATTAGGAGACGGTGTTTTTGAAGTATTGGCTACAGATGGAGATACACACTTAGGTGGAGATGATGTAGATGAAAAAATCATCAATTGGTTGGCAGACGAGTTCAACAAAGATGAAGGAATGGATTTGCGCAAAGATGCCATGGCATTACAACGTTTAAAAGAAGCAGCTGAAAAAGCGAAGATTGAATTGTCTAGCTCAACAGCTACTGAAATCAACTTGCCATACATTACGGCTACTGCAAGTGGACCAAAACACTTGGTACGTTCATTATCAAGAGCAAAATTTGAACAATTAATTGACGATTTAGTTAAAAGAACCATCGAACCTTGCCAAACAGCACTTAAAAATGCAGGTTTATCTACAGGTGATATTGACGAAATTATTTTAGTTGGTGGATCAACACGTATTCCAGCAGTACAAGAAGCTGTGGAAAAATTCTTCGGTAAAAAACCAAGTAAAGGTGTAAATCCTGATGAGGTTGTTGCCGTAGGTGCAGCAATTCAAGGTGGAGTATTAACAGGAGATGTAAAAGACGTATTATTATTAGACGTTACACCACTTTCTTTAGGAATTGAAACCATGGGGAATGTGATGACAAAGTTGATTGACGCAAACACGACAATTCCAACGAAAAAATCGCAAGTATTCTCAACGGCAGCAGACAATCAGCCATCTGTGGAAATTCATGTATTACAAGGTGAGCGTCCAATGGCAGCAGATAACAAAACAATTGGTCGTTTTCACTTAGATGGAATTCCACCAGCACAAAGAGGTGTTCCTCAAATTGAAGTAACTTTCGATATTGATGCAAACGGAATTATCAATGTTTCTGCAAAAGACAAAGGAACAAACAAAGAACAAAACATTCGTATCGAAGCTTCTTCAGGATTGACAGAAGAAGAAATCGAGAAAATGAAACGTGAAGCGGAAGCAAATGCAGAAGCAGATCAAAAAGCAAAAGAAACGGCTGACAAATTGAACAGTGCTGATTCTATGATTTTCCAAACTGAAAAGCAATTAAGCGAATTTGGTGATAAATTATCTGATGATAAGAAAAAGCCAATCGAAGATGCTTTGGAAGAATTGAAGAAAGCGTATGAAACCAAAGACATCGCTGTAATTGATCCTGCTTTAGAGAAAATCAACGAAGCTTGGAAAGTAGCAAGCGAAGAAATGTACAAAGCGCAAGCAGAAGCACAACAAGGCGGAGCCGCCGGACCAGAAGCATCAGCACCAACTGGAGATGATGATAGTAAAGATGGAGAAGATGTGCAAGACGTAGACTTCGAAGAAGTCAAGTAG
- a CDS encoding bacteriorhodopsin-like, with protein MNYLLNLPFVAKMAPDDYVGFTFFVGCMAMMAASAFFFLSMNSFDKKWRTSILVSGLITFIAAVHYWYMRDYWAANMESPTFFRYVDWVLTVPLMCVEFYLILKVAGAKKSLMWKLIFLSVVMLVTGYLGEAVYRDQAQIWGLISGIAYFVIVYEIWLGSAKKLAVEAGGYILKAHKTLCWFVLVGWAIYPIGYMAGTPGWYDGIFGGFSLDVVYNIGDAINKIGFGLVIYSLAVSMSAKKEA; from the coding sequence ATGAATTATTTATTAAACTTACCGTTTGTTGCTAAAATGGCACCGGACGACTATGTAGGATTTACATTTTTTGTAGGATGTATGGCTATGATGGCTGCATCTGCTTTCTTTTTCTTATCAATGAATAGTTTTGATAAGAAATGGCGTACTTCAATCCTAGTTTCAGGATTGATTACATTTATTGCAGCTGTACACTATTGGTACATGCGTGACTACTGGGCAGCAAACATGGAATCTCCAACGTTCTTCCGTTATGTTGACTGGGTATTAACCGTACCATTAATGTGTGTTGAATTCTACTTAATTTTAAAAGTAGCAGGCGCTAAGAAATCATTAATGTGGAAATTAATTTTCTTATCTGTAGTAATGTTAGTAACAGGATACTTAGGAGAAGCTGTATACAGAGATCAAGCACAAATTTGGGGTCTTATTTCAGGTATCGCATACTTTGTGATTGTATACGAAATTTGGCTTGGAAGTGCGAAGAAATTGGCAGTGGAAGCTGGTGGTTACATCTTAAAAGCACACAAAACCTTATGTTGGTTTGTATTAGTAGGTTGGGCAATTTACCCAATTGGATACATGGCAGGAACGCCAGGTTGGTACGATGGAATCTTCGGAGGATTTTCATTAGACGTAGTATACAACATTGGTGATGCTATCAACAAAATCGGTTTCGGTTTAGTAATTTATAGCTTAGCTGTAAGTATGTCAGCTAAGAAAGAAGCATAA
- a CDS encoding Brp/Blh family beta-carotene 15,15'-dioxygenase, with protein MKQVFKIDYQDFMIIITFFLFWISIQFGEVIEDTIAYIFVLSLGIIHGANDLNILQKNKIKKHNFGKSLFIYLMIILFCMLTYWIFPFIAMLAFIILSAYHFGEQHLEKKIADFGILKGIVYTIYGLFIFSLLFHENIADVNIIFSGLTDTEISLPLVQYILISLSVLLLLLPVYAHFKKVSIKFNYFKELLYLFVLFLVFKTGSLIFGFAVYFVFWHSIPSIADQIRFLFGTQNKRSVTKYFKAALFYWILSISGLVIAYYALDSQLFKTVLFLILFAVTAPHTWVMKRMKE; from the coding sequence ATGAAGCAGGTTTTTAAGATAGATTATCAAGATTTTATGATCATTATTACATTTTTCCTATTTTGGATTAGTATTCAGTTTGGAGAAGTAATTGAAGATACCATCGCGTATATTTTTGTTTTGAGCTTGGGAATTATTCATGGAGCCAACGATTTGAATATTCTCCAAAAAAATAAAATTAAGAAGCATAATTTTGGGAAATCACTTTTTATCTACTTAATGATCATTCTTTTTTGCATGCTAACGTATTGGATTTTTCCATTTATTGCCATGCTCGCATTTATTATTTTAAGTGCCTATCATTTTGGAGAGCAACATTTGGAGAAAAAAATTGCAGATTTCGGCATATTGAAAGGGATAGTGTATACTATATATGGTTTGTTTATTTTTTCATTATTGTTTCATGAAAACATCGCGGATGTCAATATTATTTTTTCTGGTTTGACAGACACTGAAATTTCGTTGCCATTGGTTCAATACATACTTATTTCTTTATCTGTATTGTTGTTGTTGCTTCCTGTATATGCACATTTTAAAAAGGTATCAATTAAGTTCAATTATTTTAAAGAACTATTGTATTTGTTTGTATTGTTCTTAGTCTTTAAAACAGGTTCGCTAATTTTTGGCTTTGCAGTATATTTTGTGTTTTGGCACAGCATTCCTTCTATTGCGGATCAAATTCGTTTTTTATTCGGCACACAAAACAAGCGATCTGTCACCAAATATTTTAAAGCTGCCCTATTTTATTGGATACTAAGCATTTCGGGGTTGGTGATTGCGTATTATGCATTGGATTCACAACTTTTTAAAACAGTTCTCTTTTTAATTTTATTTGCGGTGACTGCACCTCATACGTGGGTTATGAAACGTATGAAAGAGTAA